A section of the Mangifera indica cultivar Alphonso chromosome 12, CATAS_Mindica_2.1, whole genome shotgun sequence genome encodes:
- the LOC123192497 gene encoding high mobility group B protein 7 isoform X2: MVNPARTRKRVRALPRAPDGSAFQKCQSCEVLVPIALADMHECERKKEVKRFRGVCEKPAVLKRGSGDHQVRSPFRFFMESFVKMYENGNWIDIDRKGFEAWKSMSMEEKRPYVTQAQKVDDEADSATVGMLMRETVESWIFESSDSE, translated from the exons ATGGTGAACCCAGCAAGGACCCGCAAAAGAGTCCGCGCATTGCCTCGAGCTCCTGATGGTAGCGCTTTTCAAAAGTG CCAGAGTTGTGAAGTTTTGGTTCCGATTGCATTGGCTGATATGCACGAGTGTGAAAGGAAGAAGGAAGTTAAAAGATTCAGGGGCGTTTGTGAGAAACCAGCTGTTTTGAAACGGGGCTCTGGCGATCACCAAGTTCGATCGCCTTTCCGGTTCTTCAT GGAAAGCTTTGTCAAGATGTACGAGAACGGAAACTGGATTGATATTGATCGAAAAGGGTTTGAGGCTTGGAAGAGTATGTCCATGGAG GAGAAACGACCGTATGTCACTCAAGCTCAAAAG GTGGATGATGAAGCAGATTCTGCCACGGTTGGGATGTTGATGAG AGAAACTGTTGAATCATGGATTTTTGAGAGCTCTGATTCTGAATGA
- the LOC123192497 gene encoding high mobility group B protein 7 isoform X1: MVNPARTRKRVRALPRAPDGSAFQKCQSCEVLVPIALADMHECERKKEVKRFRGVCEKPAVLKRGSGDHQVRSPFRFFMESFVKMYENGNWIDIDRKGFEAWKSMSMEEKRPYVTQAQKVIAANLRAMVEEVNNMLMVDDEADSATVGMLMRETVESWIFESSDSE, encoded by the exons ATGGTGAACCCAGCAAGGACCCGCAAAAGAGTCCGCGCATTGCCTCGAGCTCCTGATGGTAGCGCTTTTCAAAAGTG CCAGAGTTGTGAAGTTTTGGTTCCGATTGCATTGGCTGATATGCACGAGTGTGAAAGGAAGAAGGAAGTTAAAAGATTCAGGGGCGTTTGTGAGAAACCAGCTGTTTTGAAACGGGGCTCTGGCGATCACCAAGTTCGATCGCCTTTCCGGTTCTTCAT GGAAAGCTTTGTCAAGATGTACGAGAACGGAAACTGGATTGATATTGATCGAAAAGGGTTTGAGGCTTGGAAGAGTATGTCCATGGAG GAGAAACGACCGTATGTCACTCAAGCTCAAAAGGTGATTGCAGCTAATTTGAGGGCTATGGTTGAAGAGGTTAACAATATGCTAATG GTGGATGATGAAGCAGATTCTGCCACGGTTGGGATGTTGATGAG AGAAACTGTTGAATCATGGATTTTTGAGAGCTCTGATTCTGAATGA
- the LOC123192439 gene encoding WEB family protein At2g40480: protein MAERAFDFAACEPVPGTPGIREVRPDSGADSFVFASEVGAAGTIRKVGLRAEIDTSLPFGSVREAVTRFGGSESWPPLYKLGEAFQGVEEFDIKKVEEQAAELEKDLIVKELETLDVLEELGTTKKIVEELKLQLQKEAMKCLVTPDEQFSPPAIKEISKEHCRNSSPCPVSSPDLILMELKQAKLNLGRTITDLGMIQNSVESLNKRMKKEKMLLEKTRERLTSKFSAEVKKTTNVSKESSQMNSQGEQFKILAEVSRAMSANEQSKACIKTAEMRWIAAKKMEEAAKAAEALAFAEIKALSGGDNTSGFLLPEPEKFTPPYEDPRQSPLHKKKVLHTMSQLDEANISKFSILKMMEDAAAEVKHSKQVLEEAFSRVEIANRKQLAAGEALRRWEPDYDKKGEGIMYSPHRLNMFRPCEYQQGSSPLNVVNKPNFAIDEEKPVLRPTVSMRDILSRKQQVHQAEECVVRRQTEGHNERQKVALSQMLQELREDLTFPKKPDINDCDDQQKQFFAQRRKFGFIHISLPLTKQSKKKMQPLNAI, encoded by the exons ATGGCTGAGAGAGCTTTCGACTTTGCAGCATGCGAACCCGTTCCAGGGACGCCCGGGATCCGGGAAGTCAGACCCGACTCTGGAGCTGACAGTTTCGTCTTTGCTTCCGAAGTGGGTGCTGCTGGAACGATAAGGAAAGTGGGTTTAAGAGCTGAGATTGACACTTCGCTGCCGTTCGGCTCCGTTAGAGAGGCTGTCACCCGGTTCGGTGGTAGCGAGTCCTGGCCACCGCTTTATAAGCTCGGAGAAGCATTT CAAGGTGTGGAGGAATTTGATATAAAGAAAGTGGAGGAGCAAGCGGCAGAGTTGGAGAAGGATCTGATTGTGAAAGAATTGGAGACTCTTGATGTCCTGGAAGAACTTGGAACAACAAAGAAGATTGTTGAAGAGTTGAAGCTGCAGCTACAGAAAGAAGCAATGAAATGTCTGGTGACCCCGGATGAACAATTTTCCCCTCCGGCTATTAAGGAAATTAGTAAAGAACATTGCAGAAATTCAAGCCCTTGTCCTGTTTCTTCTCCTGATTTAATCTTGATGGAGTTGAAGCAAGCGAAATTAAACCTTGGTAGAACAATAACTGATCTCGGGATGATTCAAAATTCTGTTGAATCTCTCAATAAGAGaatgaagaaagagaaaatgttgCTCGAAAAGACTCGGGAGAGGCTTACTTCAAAGTTTTCTGCAGAGGTTAAGAAAACTACCAATGTTTCAAAGGAGAGTTCTCAAATGAATTCACAAGGGGAGCAGTTTAAGATACTGGCTGAAGTTTCAAGAGCGATGTCGGCGAATGAGCAAAGCAAAGCTTGCATTAAGACAGCTGAAATGAGGTGGATTGCCGCTAAAAAGATGGAGGAAGCCGCTAAGGCTGCAGAAGCACTCGCTTTTGCAGAAATTAAAGCTCTATCGGGCGGTGACAACACTTCAGGATTTTTACTTCCAGAGCCTGAGAAATTTACTCCACCCTATGAAGATCCCCGCCAATCTCCCCTGCATAAAAAGAAAGTGTTACATACCATGTCGCAGCTTGATGAAGCTaacatttctaaattttctatCCTGAAGATGATGGAGGATGCAGCCGCAGAAGTTAAACACTCTAAACAAGTCTTGGAAGAGGCATTCAGCCGAGTTGAAATCGCAAACAGAAAGCAACTCGCAGCCGGGGAGGCACTTCGAAGATGGGAACCGGATTATGACAAGAAGGGAGAAGGAATAATGTACAGTCCTCACAGGCTCAATATGTTCAGACCATGTGAGTATCAACAAGGTTCTTCTCCATTGAATGTAGTGAACAAGCCAAACTTTGCAATTGACGAAGAAAAGCCAGTTCTAAGGCCAACAGTTTCAATGCGGGACATACTCAGCAGGAAGCAGCAGGTCCATCAGGCGGAAGAATGTGTAGTAAGAAGGCAAACTGAAGGCCATAACGAGAGACAAAAAGTGGCTTTGAGTCAAATGCTTCAGGAATTGCGAGAGGATCTAACCTTTCCAAAGAAACCTGACATAAATGATTGTGATGATCAGCAAAAGCAGTTTTTTGCACAAAGAAGGAAGTTTGGGTTCATCCATATTTCCCTTCCATTAACAAAgcaaagtaagaaaaaaatgCAGCCTCTAAATGCTATATAA